A genomic region of Brassica napus cultivar Da-Ae unplaced genomic scaffold, Da-Ae ScsIHWf_1457;HRSCAF=2047, whole genome shotgun sequence contains the following coding sequences:
- the LOC125597409 gene encoding inactive GDSL esterase/lipase-like protein 25, protein MANPKSHLFALLLLHFSTVSLAQTLFVFGDGLYDAGNKQFVSSNRVDASFPPYGITLGEATGRWSDGRIVPDYLASFMGISQIPPILRATADFSHGANFAIADATVLGAPPESMTLSQQVIKFSENKNKWTAKARSEAIYLFYIASDDCLNYAKNNPNPSDDQKQAFVGRVIAAIEAELKVLYGSGGRKFAFQNLAPLGCLPSVKQANGNVQECARLPSEMAELHNKKLLQLLVELSRQLSGFQYSFYDFFSSIQNRVIKSKTYTFETGMAACCGTGSVNGTSCSTSNVCAKPEDYLFFDGKHLTQEGNLQVGHLIWGSDPEVVGPNNLRELLFLPLDITATLANIQEAMAATMPRQIKIESLYDIKKMESEMENQWLYQVDKATSFLI, encoded by the exons ATGGCGAATCCCAAATCTCACCTCTTCGCTCTTCTTCTACTCCACTTCTCAACCGTCTCCTTGGCCCAGACGCTCTTCGTCTTCGGCGATGGTCTTTACGACGCCGGCAACAAACAGTTCGTCTCCTCGAATCGCGTCGACGCTAGCTTTCCTCCGTATGGAATCACTCTAGGAGAGGCTACGGGACGGTGGTCCGATGGTCGCATCGTTCCCGACTATCTCG CTAGTTTCATGGGTATTTCTCAAATCCCTCCGATTCTCCGTGCCACGGCGGATTTCTCTCACGGAGCTAACTTCGCCATCGCCGACGCCACCGTTCTCGGGGCCCCTCCGGAGTCG ATGACACTGTCACAACAAGTGATCAAGTTCTCTGAAAACAAGAACAAATGGACAGCCAAAGCACGTTCCGAAGCTATCTACTTGTTCTACATTGCCTCTGATGATTGCTTGAACTATGCCAAGAACAATCCGAATCCCTCTGATGATCAGAAACAAGCTTTTGTGGGTCGAGTCATCGCTGCTATAGAAGCAGAACTGAAG GTGCTTTACGGGTCTGGAGGTAGGAAGTTCGCGTTCCAGAACTTGGCACCGTTGGGTTGCTTACCGTCAGTGAAACAAGCAAATGGAAATGTTCAGGAGTGCGCGAGGTTACCTTCTGAAATGGCTGAGTTGCATAACAAGAAGCTGTTGCAGCTCTTGGTTGAACTCTCACGACAACTCAGTGGTTTCCAGTACTCGTTTTACGACTTCTTCAGCTCCATCCAAAACAGAGTTATCAAGTCTAAGACTTACA CGTTTGAGACAGGAATGGCTGCTTGTTGTGGAACTGGCTCTGTCAATGGAACCAGTTGCTCCACTAGCAATGTATGCGCTAAGCCTGAAGATTATCTCTTCTTCGACGGTAAGCATTTGACACAAGAAGGGAACCTTCAGGTTGGTCATTTGATATGGGGATCAGATCCGGAAGTGGTTGGACCAAACAATCTCAGAGAGCTTCTATTCCTTCCTCTGGACATTACAGCCACCTTAGCTAATATACAGGAAGCTATGGCCGCTACAATGCCGAGGCAGATCAAAATAGAAAGTCTTTATGATATCAAGAAGATGGAATCGGAGATGGAGAATCAATGGCTTTATCAGGTTGATAAAGCTACCTCCTTTCTTATCTAA
- the LOC125597411 gene encoding epithiospecifier protein-like, whose translation MDIEAVTPTLQGEWIKVEQKGGEGPGPRSSHGIAVVGDKLYSFGGELTPNISIDKDLYVFDFKTHTWSIETGSGDLPNVKALGTRMVPVGTKLYIFGGRDEHKQFDDFYSYDTVKKEWKFLTKLDEVGGPEARTFHSMAWDDNHVYVFGGVSKGGANKTPVRFGTIEAYNIAEGKWIQLPDPGEQLARFEKRGGAGFLVVQGKIWVVYGFATSPDPNGKNDYESDHVQFYDPVTQKWTEVETRGEKPSARSVFAHAVVGKYILIFGGETWPDPRAHLGPGTLSDEGYALDTETLVWERFGGGDEPSTRGWSAYTTATVYGKKGLLMHGGKLPTNNRTDELYFYAVNSA comes from the exons atggaTATTGAAGCTGTGACTCCGACTTTGCAAGGCGAGTGGATCAAG GTGGAGCAGAAAGGAGGAGAAGGACCAGGACCAAGAAGCTCACATGGCATAGCCGTGGTCGGAGACAAGCTGTACTCTTTCGGCGGCGAGTTAACGCCAAATATTTCCATCGACAAAGACCTGTACGTGTTTGACTTCAAAACACACACTTGGTCGATCGAAACGGGCAGCGGAGACCTCCCTAACGTCAAAGCCTTAGGCACCCGGATGGTGCCCGTGGGAACTAAGCTCTATATATTCGGAGGCCGCGATGAGCATAAACAGTTCGACGATTTTTACTCGTACGACACGGTGAAAAAGGAGTGGAAGTTCCTGACGAAGCTGGATGAAGTGGGAGGACCCGAGGCTCGTACTTTCCATTCCATGGCTTGGGATGATAACCACGTGTATGTATTCGGTGGGGTGAGCAAAGGCGGGGCGAATAAAACTCCCGTGCGGTTTGGAACCATCGAGGCGTATAACATAGCTGAAGGGAAATGGATTCAGCTACCAGATCCGGGAGAGCAGCTAGCTAGGTTTGAGAAAAGAGGAGGAGCTGGATTCCTTGTGGTGCAAGGAAAGATTTGGGTGGTTTATGGGTTTGCGACTTCTCCTGATCCTAATGGGAAAAATGACTACGAGTCTGATCACGTGCAGTTTTATGATCCCGTTACTCAAAAATGGACCGAAGTGGAGACTAGAGGAGAGAAACCTTCTGCGAGGAGCGTGTTTGCGCATGCAGTTGTCggaaaatatatacttatatttgGAGGTGAGACCTGGCCCGACCCAAGGGCCCATTTGGGTCCAGGAACGTTGTCCGATGAGGGTTACGCGTTGGATACGGAAACACTGGTGTGGGAGAGGTTTGGAGGAGGAGATGAACCGAGTACACGAGGTTGGTCGGCGTACACAACTGCCACCGTATATGGAAAGAAAGGTCTCCTCATGCATGGAGGAAAACTTCCGACAAACAACCGAACCGATGAGCTCTACTTCTACGCAGTCAATTCCGCGTAA